From the genome of Vicia villosa cultivar HV-30 ecotype Madison, WI linkage group LG2, Vvil1.0, whole genome shotgun sequence, one region includes:
- the LOC131646414 gene encoding cullin-3A-like translates to MSNQRKRNFQIEAFKQRVIMDPRYADHTWNVLEHAIHEIYNQNASTLSFEELYRNAYNMVLHKFGEKLYTGLVATMTFHLKEIARSVEAIQGISFLEELNRKWIDHNKALEMIRDILMYMDRTYTTITRKPRVYALGLNLWRENVIHSNQIRTRLLSMLLDLVYSERVGDVVNRGLLRNITMMLMDLGPVYRQEFETHFLQVSADFYRFESQKYIECCDCGDYLKKAERRLDEEMDRVNHYLDPRTERKITNVVEKEMIENHMLRLIHMENSGLVNMLCDDKYEDLGRMYNLFGRVNDGLRNITEVMISHMRESGKQLVTDPERLKDPVEFVQRLLDEKDKYDKILNMAFSNDKLFRDALNLSFKYFINLNPRSPELISLFVDDKFRKGLKGLSEGDIEVTLDKVMILFRYLDEKDVFEKYYKQHLAKRLLSGKTVSNDAERSFIVKLKTECGFQFSSKLEGMFTDMKTSLDTMQGFYARHPELGDGPTLTVQILTTGSWPSLASVACNLPVEMLELFKKFESYYLGIHTGRRLTWQTNMGTADLKATFGKGQRHELNVSTYQMCVLMLFNDADRLSYKEIEQATEIPASDLKRCLQSLALVKGRNVLRKEPMTKDVSEDDAFFFNDNFSSKLYKVKIGTVVATKESEPEKLETRQKVQEDRKLQIDSVIVRIMKARKQLDHNNLIAEVTKLLQPRFLANLTDVKKRIESLIEREFMERDNRDRKLYRYLA, encoded by the exons ATGAGTAACCAGAGGAAGAGGAATTTTCAGATTGAAGCATTCAAGCAGAGAGTTATCATGGATCCGAGATATGCTGATCATACTTGGAACGTTTTGGAACATGCAATTCATGAGATATATAATCAGAACGCTAGTACTCTCAGTTTTGAAGAGCTTTACAG GAATGCTTACAATATGGTTCTTCACAAATTTGGTGAGAAGCTATACACTGGGTTGGTTGCCACCATGACTTTTCATCTCAAAGAGATAGCCAGATCTGTTGAAGCCATTCAAGGAATTTCCTTTCTGGAAGAACTAAACAGAAAATGGATTGATCATAATAAGGCATTAGAAATGATTAGAGACATTCTGATGTACATGGATAGGACATATACCACAATTACCCGGAAGCCCAGAGTTTATGCACTTGGCCTGAACCTGTGGAGAGAAAATGTTATTCATTCAAACCAGATAAGGACTCGACTGTTGAGTATGCTTTTGGATTTAGTATACAGTGAGCGTGTTGGAGATGTTGTTAATAGAGGTCTGCTTAGGAATATAACAATGATGCTGATGGATTTAGGTCCTGTTTATAGACAAGAATTTGAGACTCATTTTCTGCAAGTTTCAGCTGATTTCTACAGGTTTGAATCCCAGAAATATATTGAGTGTTGTGATTGTGGGGATTATCTCAAGAAAGCTGAGAGGCGCCTGGATGAGGAAATGGATAGAGTGAACCATTACTTGGACCCGAGGACTGAAAGGAAGATTACTAATGTGGTGGAGAAGGAGATGATTGAAAATCACATGCTGAGATTAATCCACATGGAAAACTCTGGCTTAGTTAACATGCTTTGTGATGATAAATATGAAGATTTGGGGAGAATGTATAACTTGTTCGGTCGTGTTAATGATGGTCTCCGGAATATAACTGAAGTGATGATTTCTCACATGAGAGAGTCCGGTAAACAGCTTGTGACTGATCCAGAAAGGTTGAAGGATCCTGTTGAATTTGTGCAGAGGCTCTTGGATGAGAAAGATAAATACGACAAGATTCTAAACATGGCGTTTAGTAATGACAAGTTGTTCCGAGATGCTTTgaatttatcatttaaatatttcATTAACTTGAACCCTCGTTCTCCAGAGCTCATTTCACTATTTGTAGATGATAAGTTTCGGAAGGGTCTAAAGGGACTTAGCGAGGGTGATATAGAGGTTACTCTTGACAAAGTGATGATCCTATTCCGGTACTTGGATGAAAAAGATGTGTTTGAGAAGTATTACAAACAGCATCTGGCAAAGAGACTTTTGTCTGGAAAAACAGTTTCTAATGATGCTGAGAGGAGTTTCATAGTCAAGCTCAAAACAGAATGTGGATTCCAATTTTCCTCAAAATTAGAGGGCATGTTTACTGACATGAAAACCAGTTTAGACACAATGCAAGGCTTTTATGCCCGCCACCCTGAGTTAGGTGATGGTCCTACACTTACTGTGCAGATTCTAACGACAGGGTCTTGGCCATCTCTTGCTAGTGTGGCATGTAACCTTCCGGTGGAAATGTTGGAGCTTTTTAAGAAATTTGAGTCATATTACCTCGGCATTCATACTGGCAGGAGGTTGACATGGCAAACTAATATGGGCACAGCAGACTTAAAAGCTACTTTCGGGAAAGGTCAGAGACACGAGTTAAATGTCTCCACCTATCAAATGTGTGTTCTCATGCTTTTTAACGATGCTGATAGATTAAGCTACAAGGAAATTGAGCAGGCAACTGAGATTCCAGCTTCAGATTTGAAGAGGTGTCTGCAATCTTTGGCTTTGGTTAAGGGAAGAAATGTCCTTAGGAAAGAGCCTATGACTAAAGATGTCAGTGAGGATGATGCATTCTTTTTTAATGACAACTTCAGTAGCAAACTGTATAAGGTAAAAATAGGAACTGTAGTTGCAACAAAGGAATCGGAACCAGAGAAACTGGAAACTCGACAAAAAGTACAAGAAGACCGGAAGTTGCAAATTGATTCAGTAATAGTAAGGATTATGAAAGCTAGGAAGCAGCTTGATCATAACAATCTTATAGCTGAGGTCACAAAGCTGTTACAGCCGCGATTCCTCGCAAATCTAACCGATGTGAAGAAACGGATCGAGTCTCTTATTGAGAGGGAGTTTATGGAGAGAGATAATAGAGACAGAAAACTGTATAGGTATCTTGCATAG
- the LOC131646417 gene encoding cullin-3A-like, whose product MSNQNRKFQIEAFKYRDIKDQNYADKTWNILERAIHDIFIHNNSHLDFEDLYRHAYNMILHKFGEKLYSGLVATMTSHLNEIARSVEAAYEGLVLEELNRKWNDYNKALHMIRDMLMYMDRTYVPSTQKTPVYELGLNLWRENVIYSNQIRTRLSSTLLELVYSERVGEDVNVELIRNITKMLMDLGPSVYEQEFETPFLQGSAEFYKAESLKFIECCECGDYLKETERRLNEEIERVRHYLDPKTEKKITDVVEKEMIENHMITLIHMENSGLVNMLCDDKYEDLGRMYNLFGRVNDGLSKICEVMTSHIRETVKQLNTDPERLKDYAKFEHGFLDAKNKYDKIIKLAFSNDEFFQNACNSSFEFFGTEEEGKSQID is encoded by the exons ATGAGTAACCAGAACAGAAAATTTCAGATAGAGGCTTTCAAATACCGAGACATCAAGGATCAGAACTATGCTGACAAGACATGGAACATTCTGGAACGTGCAATTCATGATATATTCATCCACAACAATAGTCATCTTGATTTCGAAGATCTTTACAG aCATGCTTACAATATGATTCTTCACAAGTTCGGCGAAAAGCTATATTCTGGACTAGTTGCCACCATGACTTCTCATCTTAATGAGATAGCTAGATCTGTTGAAGCCGCTTATGAAGGTTTGGTTCTTGAAGAATTAAACCGAAAATGGAATGATTATAATAAGGCTTTACATATGATTAGAGATATGCTGATGTACATGGATAGGACCTATGTCCCAAGCACCCAGAAGACACCTGTTTATGAACTTGGCCTAAACCTATGGAGAGAAAATGTTATTTACTCAAACCAGATAAGGACTCGACTATCGAGTACGCTTTTGGAATTAGTATATAGCGAGCGTGTCGGGGAAGATGTTAATGTAGAACTGATTAGAAACATAACAAAGATGCTGATGGATTTAGGTCCTTCTGTTTATGAACAAGAATTCGAGACTCCGTTTCTGCAAGGTTCAGCTGAGTTCTACAAGGCTGAATCCCTTAAATTTATTGAGTGTTGTGAATGCGGGGATTATCTCAAAGAAACTGAGAGGCGTCTGAATGAGGAAATAGAGAGAGTGAGACATTACTTGGACCCTAAGACTGAAAAGAAGATTACGGATGTGGTCGAGAAAGAGATGATTGAGAATCACATGATTACATTAATCCATATGGAGAACTCTGGGCTAGTAAACATGCTTTGTGATGATAAATACGAGGATTTGGGTAGAATGTATAATTTGTTCGGCCGTGTTAATGATGGTCTCTCGAAGATATGTGAAGTGATGACTTCACACATTCGAGAAACCGTTAAACAGCTTAATACGGATCCAGAAAGATTGAAGGATTATGCTAAATTTGAGCATGGATTCTTGGATGCGAAAAATAAATACGACAAGATAATTAAATTGGCATTTAGTAATGACGAATTTTTCCAGAATGCTTGTAATTCTTCATTTGAATTTTTCGGTACAGAGGAAGAAGGAAAGTCCCAGATTGATTGA